A region of the Zonotrichia albicollis isolate bZonAlb1 chromosome 13, bZonAlb1.hap1, whole genome shotgun sequence genome:
CCTCTGGACGGATGGGCTGAATGTGCTTCTGGGCAAGGAGATGACAAGTGAAAGAACACAGACAGACCTTGATGTCCTGCTGTCCATGGAGCTCAAGCTGCGGCTCCTGGACCTGGAGAACATCAGCATTCCTGACAACCCCCCTCCTATCCCAAAGCCTCCCAGCAACTTAAACTTCTGCTATGACTTTAGCCATGCAGAGCAGTGAGttcctccctgtgccctgtccccaccctctAATGCCCCTCAAAATCAAGTCCCTCCCTCCAGGCTCTGTCCCTCATCTCTGGCCCAAAGGGACAggccaggtgctgctgggggcTTGGGTGTCCCACCCTTCCCTGCCTGTGTCCTGCCTCCTGCAAGAACCTGGGAATGAGCCACCAAGCATTAGCCTCCTGTTCCAGGGGGGTgacctggctgctctgcccccCTGCCACGGGGAGGTGAGATGAAATACAGACAGTCAAACCCTCTGTGGTGGCACTGATTCCCCCACACTGCAGCCAGGCTTTGGGCAGAGAGGGCAAGGATCTGGACTGGAATAAAGGTAcaggcagccctgggatggCTGGAGGGGGAGTAACACTACAAAGGTACCAATCTGCACTGCCTCACTTTTGCCATCAGTGTAGGGGATCCTTTCTGGATGACAAAGTGTCAGAAAAAGGATGGAACACACCTTTCCATTAAGTTTGTCAAGCAGATGGCATCTCCAGGTCCCTCCTGCACTGAAAGGTGTATTTACTGAGCTCTGCACTTTCCTGGAATGGAGGTGATTAGGGTACAAACCCGTTTTTCCCAGCACCATTCAGCTAGGCCTGGTGTGAGGAGCTGACCCTGGTGTGCCCATCGTGCCAATTCCAGTGCCTTCCCCACCTGGGGCAGATACTTGCACACTTCAGCCATGCTGCTGCACTACTGCACCTCAAGCTACCTCCTCCCCgtcccacagccccagtgccctgcaCCTCCTTGTGCCTGCATCTCCTCCCAAGGGTGTTGTGCTAACACAGCCACAGGTCCGTGgggctccagctgtgcctctgtctCCTGTGTATTGGGACAATAAACACTTGTGGAGAACTCGGAGCCGTGTCCTTTCCAAAGGTTTGGGGAAGGGCTCAGACTGACTGAGGGTCAAAAGGGGCCAGAGTGGGTAAGGCTGGGATGGCAGCACCGTGGGAGCTGTGCGTGAAGGAGCTGGGAGGATGTCTGGCAAAATCTTGTTCCTGGTGTTGAGGTGCAGGCTCAGAGTCAAGCACCCTACAGCTAAGGTTATTTCCAGCCCAGGATGGCAAGGAGCACTATGGATGGTCCCAGTGCCATGCTCGGCACTCTTTCTGTTCCTTTGCGTTGTTACTCGCACAGTGAAGTTCTTCCCAGTTCGCTTGTCCAGAAagggtgtggagtctccctcactggagatattcaaaaacCACTTCTAGGAAGATCCTCCTTGTGCAGGGAAGTTGGACCAACTGACCCTTTCCAGCCTCGCTATTCCGCGATTCCGTGGGAGGACCGCGGGGCAGGGCCATCCcctccccgcccggccccggctctGTCCCGCCCCGCAGCTCTGTCCCGCCCGCCCTGAGGCTCGGTCCCGCCTGCCTGGGGTTCTGTCCCGCCCGCCCCGGGCTCTGTCCCGCCGCTTCCGTCGCGTCACGTCCGCGGGAAGCGGAGCGCGGAGCCGGCGCGGCCATGGCGGTGAGTGCGGGGCCGGGGTTGCGGGGCCCGGGGCTCCGGGGAGACGCTGATCGCCTCTCTTGGCTCCGCAGCCCAAGGGGAAGGCGGGCACCAAGGGCAAGAAGCAGATCTTCGAGGAGAACCGGGAGACGCTGCGCTTCTACCTCCGCATCATCCTGGGAGCGTCCGTGAGTGCGGCCGGGcgggccggcggggccggggccgggttgGGAGCGGGCAGACGAGGAAAGCTGTGCCGTCCTCTCTCCGCAGGCCGTGTACGCCCTAGTGAACCTGGTCATCTTCTACTCGGCCGCCTCCGCCTGGACGTGGGTGAGCGCCGGTACCGTGGGCACCGTGTTCTGCCCCGGCGGGGGCACCCGGGCCGGGGCTCGTTCGTGGCCCCGGGGTCGCGGCCGTCGCAGCTGACAGCGCTTCCCTGTTGCAGGTCGCGTTCGTCTTCAGCTTGGTGGTCTACGGCACCAGCTACCGGTCCATGAACTCCATGGCAAAGCCGTCTTTCACAGACGATGGCAGCCTTGCCGACGGGGGAATTGACCTGAATATGGAGCAGGGGATGGCAGAGTGAGTGTCCACACCCGCACGAGTCCAGGTGAGCAGGACCTGCTGCCTGAGCGtgcacacagagccaggagagGCTCCCGAGGACAAGGCTGGGCCTCAGCTCCCTCCTCAGCTTGCCCACTGGTATGGGCATGAGGGGAGCTGGAAGTTTGGAGCCTTTTTTTACTCAGAGTGTACCTTAACTGTCCTTATTACCTGAACACTTGGCTTGGTGTGCTCCACAACATGGGTGTGTCAGCCTGGCACGGTCACTGTCCACAGGGCTGAGCTGTAGAGGTAAGAGATCGCAAAGAGTTCAGCAGGAGTAGTTTGCAATCATCTTTCAGTTAACAAACactgctgcagcacacagggataggtgttttctttttaaacc
Encoded here:
- the TMEM208 gene encoding transmembrane protein 208, producing MAPKGKAGTKGKKQIFEENRETLRFYLRIILGASAVYALVNLVIFYSAASAWTWVAFVFSLVVYGTSYRSMNSMAKPSFTDDGSLADGGIDLNMEQGMAEHLKDVILLTAIVQVLSCFSLYVWYFWLLAPGRALYLLWVNILGPWFTAEASPAAQEPNEKKQRRQERRQMKRF